The proteins below come from a single Mercenaria mercenaria strain notata chromosome 3, MADL_Memer_1, whole genome shotgun sequence genomic window:
- the LOC123525221 gene encoding elongation of very long chain fatty acids protein 7-like yields MGELYTRAVEFYDEIWALKDPRVDDWFMMSSPVPSIVICIAYVVFIKLGPTIMKDRKPVEMRNILLVFNFLMVGLSTYCFVEFGMAGWFTGYTFGCEEVDYSNSPKAMRMVNVCWWFYFSKFIELFDTIFFVLRKKFNQCSFLHVFHHAIMPASWWFGVRFVAGGFGTFHSLLNSFIHLMMYTYYFLAALGPKYQKYLWWKKYMTKMQIIQFLLVTIHSVQLLYMRDCNYPRLFAYWILAYAVIFLVMFANFYVQAYRKKPAQVKGSEDHRNGSVSANGESSRRHAAKHHKKH; encoded by the exons ATGGGGGAGCTATATACAAGAGCGGTTGAGTTTTATGATGAAATTTGGGCATTGAAAG ATCCTCGTGTTGATGATTGGTTTATGATGTCATCACCGGTACCCAGCATTGTGATATGTATTGCTTATGTTGTCTTCATTAAGCTGGGTCCAACAATTATGaaagacagaaaaccagttgagaTGAGAAATATTCTTCTTGTGTTCAATTTTCTCATGGTCGGCCTGTCCACATACTGCTTTGTAGAG TTTGGTATGGCTGGTTGGTTTACAGGGTATACGTTTGGCTGTGAGGAGGTCGACTACTCAAACTCACCCAAGGCCATGAGG atgGTAAATGTTTGTTGGTGGTTTTATTTCTCCAAGTTTATTGAACTTTTTGATACA atattttttgttcttcGGAAGAAGTTCAACCAATGCTCTTTCTTACATGTCTTCCATCATGCAATAATGCCAGCGTCTTGGTGGTTTGGTGTCCGTTTTGTAGCAG gTGGATTTGGAACATTTCATTCTTTGTTGAACTCGTTTATACACCTTATGATGTACACGTACTACTTCTTGGCAGCTCTGGGACCAAAATATCAGAAATACCTCTGGTGGAAAAAGTACATGACCAAAATGCAAATA ATACAGTTTCTCCTTGTGACGATTCACTCTGTTCAGCTATTGTATATGAGAGATTGTAATTACCCAAGGCTGTTTGCTTACTGGATCCTGGCTTATGCAGTTATATTCCTAGTGATGTTTGCAAACTTTTATGTTCAGGCGTATAGAAAAAAACCAGCACAGGTAAAAGGCAGTGAAGATCACCGGAACGGTAGTGTCTCGGCAAATGGAGAGTCATCAAGAAGACACGCAGCAAAACACCACAAGAAACATTGA